Below is a genomic region from Citrobacter tructae.
GGCCCAGGGAGCGTTGCAGTCCTTAACCGTGGTGCCGGGTACCGATGGCGTGCTGGCAACGATTGAACTGGATCCGAATGCTGAAGTAGACGCCTTACCGGACGGCATTTATGCGCAGGTAGCGGTTTACTCCGACCACTTCGCCCACGTGTCGGTGATGCGTAAGGTATTGCTGCGTATGACCAGCTGGATGCACTACCTTTATTTAGATCATTGAGACCGCCGTCACCTGCCATTTGCCGTGGCCTGAGCCATACTGATACCTTTGTTGGCAAAAAGGACACGGCATGAAACTCATAGGTAGCTACACCAGCCCTTTTGTGCGAAAAATTTCCATTCTGTTGCTGGAAAAGGGCATCACTTTCGAATTTGTTAATGAACTCCCCTACAACGCGGAAAACGGCGTGGCACGATATAACCCGTTAGGGAAAGTGCCTGCGCTGGTCACCGATCAAGGAGAGTACTGGTACGACTCCCCGATCATTGCGGAATACATTGAACTGCTGGATATCGCGCCAGCTATGTTACCGCGTGAACCGCTGGCGTCACTGAAAGTACGACAACTTGAAGCACTGGCAGATGGCATTATGGATGCCGGACTGGTTTCTGTACGCGAACAGGCCCGGCCCGCCGCACAGCAGTCAGAAATCGAACTGCTGCGCCAGCGCGAGAAAATTACCCGCAGTCTGGATGTGCTGGAAGGCTATCTGGCAGACGGTACGCTGAAAACAGATACAGTGAATCTGGCAACCATCGCCATTGCTTGCGCGGTGGGCTATCTCAATTTCCGTCGGGTCTCACCCGGTTGGTGCGTTGACCGACCAAGGTTGGTCAAGCTGGTGGAAACGCTCTTTCAGCGTGAGAGTTTTGCCCGCACGGAACCGCCAAAGGCTTGATGCGCGTTATGTCCGCCTGAGCAAAGTCACGGTACAATCCCCCCATATTGATATCCCTCTCCCCGGCGGAGAGGGCCACCAACAGCCAGGCCCTTTCATGACAACCGACATGCGTTCACTCTACAGCCAGCTTCCTGCGATCGATCGTTTATTGCGCGACAGCGCCTTTCTTGTCTTACGTGAGTCTCACGGCCATACCCGGGTGGTGGATCTGCTTCGCCTAATGCTCGACGAAGCCAGGGAAACGATTCGTGATGCGCAAGCGCTCCCGGCGTGGAGTAACGACTGGGCACAAGAAGCCAGCGCCCGGCTG
It encodes:
- a CDS encoding glutathione S-transferase, which gives rise to MKLIGSYTSPFVRKISILLLEKGITFEFVNELPYNAENGVARYNPLGKVPALVTDQGEYWYDSPIIAEYIELLDIAPAMLPREPLASLKVRQLEALADGIMDAGLVSVREQARPAAQQSEIELLRQREKITRSLDVLEGYLADGTLKTDTVNLATIAIACAVGYLNFRRVSPGWCVDRPRLVKLVETLFQRESFARTEPPKA